TTTTTGCAGTAACACATTCTTTAACTTATAAACAACTCAATTGATTTTAAAAAAGGAAAATAATTTCATGATGAGTTTTAGCATATAAGAAGAATGTTAATCAAGAGATTAAGAGACAAGTAATTGGGATAACTCAAAAAATGAAATATCCGCACTTGGAAAATTTGAAACAAATATAATAAATCAATTGAAAGTAGCGCAAAACGTAATTTCAAACAAACTCGTAGTATGTTCACTGATTCTACTCGGTTGTCTTATCCATTTTGACATTGATAGTTTTTAAAAAGAGAGCGCGAGTATTAATGTTTATTCAGATTTTGTCTATAGATTATCAAATTGTAAGTACGGAAAGTTGTAAGGTGAAAGGAATGAATAGAACGAATACTGTTTTAAAAAGTGAATATGACGAAATAAAATATGAAAATGGAGATAATTTTGACTCTTTCGAGAACTTAAGTCAGGAGATTGGTGTGTCTTTTTTATTTTTATTTATTAAAAGAGTTATTGATTTAATACTCTCTGCGATTTTCCTTGTTCCATCTCTGTTAATCGTGCTACTAACAGGTTTGGCTGTTAAGTTAGATTCAAAGGGTCCAATTTTGTTTAAACAAGAACGGTTTGGGAAAGACGGAGAGTCATTTACTATTTTCAAAATAAGAACAATGTCTCATGCTCCTTTGGATAAATCAAGGGATATGGTTTGGACAACTAAAAATGATTGTAGAATTACTAAGGTAGGGAAAATAATTAGAAAAATACGATTTGATGAGCTACCACAAGTGATAAATGTGATCAAAGGAGAAATGAGTTTTGTAGGACCACGTCCTGAAACAATAGCA
This DNA window, taken from Erysipelothrix larvae, encodes the following:
- a CDS encoding sugar transferase, which translates into the protein MNRTNTVLKSEYDEIKYENGDNFDSFENLSQEIGVSFLFLFIKRVIDLILSAIFLVPSLLIVLLTGLAVKLDSKGPILFKQERFGKDGESFTIFKIRTMSHAPLDKSRDMVWTTKNDCRITKVGKIIRKIRFDELPQVINVIKGEMSFVGPRPETIALTNKFNQTIPGFYKRLAVKPGITGLAQVNGGYDLNPKEKLAYDLKYINDASLWLDLKILFMTFKVIFFKEGAR